Within Theileria orientalis strain Shintoku DNA, chromosome 4, complete genome, the genomic segment tgaataataatatttatattcatcGCCATTATCGTCATATGTATGATATTCTGACATTTATATCCCTAAGCTAAGTGAATTCATCCCAGGGCATACCGACTCCTTcattttgatatttttttataacgCCTGCCtcatatacataaatataagctTTTCTGATGCCGTTAACTTCCCTTACTTCTACTTTATGACCATGATCGCATAGTTCCTCTGATCTCCATATTACGTCACCTTTCTCATTTATGcttttaaaaaagaagcCATCTTTGGgttcatatatttttgaaaaGCCGTTGTCCTGATAATCAATTTCTGCAGTGCTTTCCGTTCTACTAATATCAACATCGACCAACTGAAACTTAATTTCTATATCTTCAATCTCGTCATCAATGTTAAATACTCTAACTGTTTTTATGCCCTTTCCGGTTGTTTTAACGGTTACTGTTTTGGAATATTTTCCATTCTTAGGCTCCCATATGGTATTGCAACCGTCTATGATCTTGTTGAATATGTTGATGTTTGTAGCaatgaatttaataaacCCAGGATACACCCCAAATTTAATGCAGTCAGTGGtctttttttgtttaatgtCAAGAGTAATTAGATTGTTTTCAAGCTCAAGATACTCGGGCTCAGGTTTAAACTCTATTATCTTCCATCTTCGATTGACTTGAGATATAAAAGCCGattttttgtacaatatgtGTATGGCATTTGCGTATTGATTCGGATTGGTGGTGCTCCATATCATCGACCTATTTTGTctaagtattttaaaaaaatgcCCTTCTTTAGGTGTAAAACTGTCCAAATTTTCCTCtctaataaaattaaataaatctCCATTTATTATAGAACCAATATTGAGAACTATACCtgtgttatttaaatttggagGCTGTTTTAAAGATTCTATCTCGCTCTCTAAAAGTTCTTCCCGAAACCTCCATTTACTACGCCTGTAATA encodes:
- a CDS encoding uncharacterized protein (protein of unknown function DUF529 repeat containing protein); this translates as MNLPFKFIFIIFYFLSRNKQNIVVCVGNTYPGGQNEITDLILQSEPRGLEIVTEGSTGPNDATKYNFRRVGENETHYIFKKGVKCTEVRAQGSTVWKVKKGGFYPGAVSFYEPDEIAINFSNDLIVLYYRRSKWRFREELLESEIESLKQPPNLNNTGIVLNIGSIINGDLFNFIREENLDSFTPKEGHFFKILRQNRSMIWSTTNPNQYANAIHILYKKSAFISQVNRRWKIIEFKPEPEYLELENNLITLDIKQKKTTDCIKFGVYPGFIKFIATNINIFNKIIDGCNTIWEPKNGKYSKTVTVKTTGKGIKTVRVFNIDDEIEDIEIKFQLVDVDISRTESTAEIDYQDNGFSKIYEPKDGFFFKSINEKGDVIWRSEELCDHGHKVEVREVNGIRKAYIYVYEAGVIKKYQNEGVAPGAGSYSPSPASLMGPYRKNLSTNEDLCII